A portion of the Pseudomonas synxantha BG33R genome contains these proteins:
- a CDS encoding AAA family ATPase, whose amino-acid sequence MHSEHFDLSSPVFLPITEQACAGLLSGDGAAALVALSEPELAAVLVIQNLAQVPESDLSANGAEKVLTKLIDWAVEASHSASVSLLSEAQRLFDQRKLYFGLNVVKSLKLRFLLAEEVQARDYLLPSGKWDFEYKVRHLKANDPFSKQMVTPRHRERWLSAEQDKLVRTFRANLNEDLHVQGYAGIGKSHLLVALMEHLRPEKTLLLARTPAKLETLRARMVGVRERKAGHTFHAFAHALMQGPRAKPLTAQVRAPSKQALAQELNIFGFRGLQGPAVVDVCLNVLQAYCRSWEYSLSAKHLPHFKQPLSSVDARALLEYASRLWSYLEANPAWGSQTGFEALLMIKRASLAGCVVPERYTHVLIDESQDIPAPLLQIIERGRQVLITLGDEYQQASGVMVRRAREVRHTDVCYSVRSGRNVERLVNPLISQHSDKSKVLFEGARDADVGIEFYPLGFVPPQGCVVLTASHWDTMKWAIQLSEARCAFSLASKEAQQSLKYFMDTVVALFKPDFYSSEFNDSGPHPFFSDMADWQQVRAACQFDEAFLWVEAELQKGFNLADVTRLNRQSGHPDERCLLMLAQDAGGMEFNRVLLTPALLTNVKFQDAYAFDQRLCAVYIAISRATQQLYLPYDVVEWLDYHKYQKTRELHGY is encoded by the coding sequence ATGCACTCGGAACATTTTGATTTGTCCAGCCCTGTGTTCTTGCCGATCACCGAGCAAGCCTGTGCGGGTTTGCTGAGCGGTGACGGTGCAGCAGCGCTGGTAGCCCTGAGTGAACCGGAGTTGGCGGCGGTGCTGGTGATCCAGAACCTGGCTCAGGTGCCCGAAAGCGACCTGAGCGCCAATGGTGCCGAAAAAGTGTTGACCAAGCTGATTGACTGGGCGGTAGAGGCCAGCCATTCGGCAAGCGTTTCCCTACTCTCCGAGGCGCAGCGGCTGTTCGACCAAAGGAAGCTGTACTTCGGCCTCAATGTGGTCAAAAGCCTGAAGCTGCGTTTTCTGTTAGCGGAGGAAGTGCAGGCGCGCGACTATCTGTTGCCTAGCGGCAAGTGGGACTTTGAATACAAAGTCCGCCATCTCAAGGCCAATGATCCCTTCAGCAAGCAGATGGTCACGCCCAGGCATCGCGAGCGCTGGTTGAGTGCCGAGCAAGACAAGTTGGTCAGAACCTTCCGCGCCAACTTGAACGAAGACCTGCATGTTCAGGGCTATGCAGGTATCGGCAAGAGTCACCTGCTGGTGGCGCTGATGGAGCACCTGCGCCCGGAAAAGACTTTGTTGCTGGCGCGTACCCCGGCAAAGCTGGAAACCCTGCGTGCCCGTATGGTGGGTGTACGCGAGCGAAAGGCCGGGCACACCTTCCATGCATTCGCCCACGCCTTGATGCAGGGGCCCAGAGCCAAGCCGCTGACTGCGCAGGTGAGGGCGCCGAGCAAGCAGGCACTGGCTCAGGAGCTGAATATCTTCGGCTTTCGTGGCCTGCAAGGGCCGGCTGTGGTCGACGTTTGCCTCAACGTATTGCAAGCCTACTGCCGCTCCTGGGAATACAGCCTGTCGGCGAAGCACTTGCCGCATTTCAAACAGCCGCTGTCCAGCGTTGATGCCAGGGCACTGCTCGAATATGCCAGCCGGCTATGGAGCTATCTCGAAGCGAATCCGGCCTGGGGCAGCCAGACTGGGTTTGAAGCCTTGCTGATGATCAAGCGCGCCAGCCTCGCCGGCTGCGTGGTGCCCGAGCGTTATACCCACGTCCTTATCGACGAGAGCCAGGATATTCCGGCGCCGCTGCTGCAAATCATCGAGCGGGGCCGGCAGGTGCTGATAACCCTGGGGGATGAGTATCAGCAGGCCAGTGGAGTCATGGTCAGGCGCGCCCGTGAGGTGCGCCATACGGATGTGTGTTACTCCGTGCGCTCCGGACGCAATGTCGAGCGCCTGGTCAATCCCTTGATCAGCCAGCATTCGGATAAGAGCAAAGTGCTTTTCGAGGGGGCTCGGGATGCCGACGTCGGTATCGAGTTTTATCCGCTGGGCTTTGTACCGCCGCAAGGCTGCGTGGTATTGACCGCATCCCACTGGGACACAATGAAGTGGGCCATCCAGTTGAGCGAAGCCCGTTGTGCGTTCAGCCTGGCCAGTAAAGAAGCGCAGCAATCGCTCAAGTACTTTATGGACACCGTGGTCGCGTTGTTCAAGCCTGACTTCTACAGCAGCGAGTTCAATGACAGCGGGCCCCATCCGTTTTTCAGCGATATGGCCGATTGGCAGCAAGTACGCGCGGCCTGCCAGTTCGATGAGGCGTTTCTCTGGGTCGAAGCTGAGCTGCAAAAAGGCTTTAATCTGGCGGATGTCACGCGCTTGAACAGGCAAAGCGGCCATCCGGATGAGCGCTGCCTCTTGATGTTGGCGCAAGACGCCGGTGGCATGGAGTTCAACCGGGTGTTGCTCACACCAGCGTTGTTGACCAACGTAAAGTTCCAGGATGCCTACGCGTTCGACCAGCGACTGTGTGCGGTGTACATCGCAATTTCGCGAGCCACCCAGCAGCTCTATCTGCCCTACGATGTGGTTGAGTGGCTCGACTATCACAAGTATCAGAAAACCCGCGAATTACACGGTTACTGA
- a CDS encoding site-specific integrase, whose amino-acid sequence MAYIIRRGAYYYLNLRLPKHLFPSCHTLRLSLNISTRQPATFLASSLAQRVHHYLTEHPTAELETLRLLCSQWRDTSPTPSVPERPSGSTEPQTLRRKGGPTLAELAKKYIKEGKAGGTWREVSTHEVERSLRDLFELMGDMSVSAFDAQQARLLKDRLSLCPQYFALLPQFKGKTLAEVIEAGGTYKTITAVTVNNRLRKLSAFMNWCKSNGYVTENPLMGLKVMTGSAKEARLSFEQHDLRTLLNLEALKAEALKHPWRYWLPLLGRFTGARLEELCQLHVADFIKLQGVDCIRIDDGHESQKLKNSSSRRTLPIHPALIELGMLDYVNAQRTQNSDRLFPELEPVRGKLGHAPSKWFSRYRTKMGINDPKKSFHSFRHTMIDDLREAQVQDSLIKRIAGHEDAAVTFGVYGSRVPIKAMAEALAHIS is encoded by the coding sequence ATGGCCTACATAATCCGTCGCGGGGCTTACTACTATCTGAATCTGCGACTGCCCAAACATCTCTTCCCGAGCTGTCACACATTGCGCTTGAGTTTGAATATCAGCACCCGACAACCGGCAACCTTCCTTGCGTCCTCGCTGGCTCAACGAGTCCATCACTACCTGACAGAACATCCCACAGCCGAGCTTGAGACGCTTCGCTTGCTCTGTTCTCAGTGGCGTGACACTAGCCCCACACCTTCAGTTCCTGAGCGCCCAAGCGGCTCCACAGAGCCTCAAACGCTTCGCAGAAAAGGTGGGCCGACTCTCGCTGAGCTCGCGAAGAAGTACATCAAGGAAGGCAAGGCTGGGGGCACATGGCGAGAGGTCAGCACTCACGAAGTTGAGCGCTCATTGCGGGACCTGTTCGAGCTGATGGGCGACATGTCCGTTTCCGCGTTCGACGCGCAGCAAGCTCGCCTACTGAAAGATCGTCTAAGCCTTTGCCCTCAGTATTTCGCCCTCCTCCCTCAGTTCAAGGGCAAGACGTTAGCTGAAGTCATTGAAGCAGGCGGCACGTACAAAACCATCACCGCCGTGACCGTGAATAACCGTCTACGCAAGCTCTCGGCATTCATGAATTGGTGCAAGTCGAATGGTTACGTTACCGAGAATCCATTGATGGGACTCAAGGTGATGACGGGTTCAGCCAAGGAAGCACGTCTGTCTTTTGAACAACATGACCTAAGAACCCTGCTCAATTTGGAAGCACTCAAGGCTGAAGCCCTTAAACATCCTTGGCGGTACTGGTTGCCGCTCCTCGGAAGGTTCACAGGTGCCAGATTGGAAGAACTCTGTCAGTTACACGTTGCTGACTTCATCAAGTTGCAAGGAGTAGATTGCATACGGATCGACGATGGTCACGAGTCTCAGAAACTCAAGAACAGCAGCAGTCGCCGGACGCTACCAATACATCCCGCGCTGATTGAGCTTGGAATGCTCGACTACGTGAACGCTCAGCGTACTCAAAACTCAGATCGTTTATTCCCCGAGCTGGAACCTGTACGCGGAAAACTGGGCCACGCCCCGTCAAAGTGGTTCAGTCGGTATCGGACCAAAATGGGTATTAACGACCCCAAGAAATCATTCCATAGCTTTCGTCACACAATGATTGATGATCTGCGTGAAGCACAGGTACAAGACTCCCTAATCAAGCGTATAGCGGGGCACGAAGACGCCGCTGTGACCTTTGGTGTTTACGGTAGTCGTGTTCCCATCAAAGCAATGGCCGAAGCTTTGGCACACATATCTTGA
- a CDS encoding DEAD/DEAH box helicase yields MNCITRIKPIFTAIAAPGAGKTEALLSSLPAIQKTGRPVVLALPTLVLIDHIAERASQAGIPFRIVDNRNGERVAPELEAALQDKCNSFIICTQEAIRRVRHSLLHDWTLIIDEVPKVVDYPDYALNPTELSRVLDYTEEANGQLWIKEEFKQDVRDQVSTNRADSVGIDCSTLGTPAAHIFRLLLSEVTVFIDQPQKNGIRHVRAVEEFLDWWDILSSADEAHVLAANIAGGEFELLAQLHGFTFKKSMYAPETGHYTSPVTIYPIMPKGQIFSKAKMNADQENNKLYDLALDAILRETSSNPLLFANSWVRHKEKGRVQQVQMDCRGLNGYDSATEAILLFGGNPSPSDMKGLEYLSKKYSQDLQVMQTAFVTTRLLEPSLQAVTRTAIRRMDTTSSIRLYVQDERVARYLMETYMPHAVVDWSVSKKIPVKPDGRRKEHSQKQAALALVKKDVPDKEIARRLAVSPKTIRNWKRGSIAA; encoded by the coding sequence ATGAATTGCATCACCCGCATTAAACCAATCTTTACCGCTATCGCTGCCCCTGGAGCAGGTAAAACTGAAGCGTTGCTGTCGAGCCTTCCAGCCATTCAAAAAACAGGGCGGCCAGTAGTTCTAGCTCTTCCGACTCTCGTCCTTATCGACCACATCGCAGAACGCGCTTCACAGGCTGGTATCCCCTTTCGGATCGTAGATAATCGCAACGGGGAACGCGTTGCTCCTGAGCTGGAGGCCGCCCTTCAAGATAAGTGTAATTCCTTCATCATATGCACTCAGGAGGCCATTAGACGAGTACGGCATTCGCTGCTGCATGACTGGACTCTCATTATTGACGAAGTGCCCAAGGTGGTTGACTACCCTGACTACGCCCTGAATCCGACAGAACTCAGCCGTGTACTCGATTACACCGAGGAGGCAAACGGTCAGCTTTGGATCAAGGAGGAGTTCAAACAAGACGTCAGGGACCAAGTGAGCACCAATCGTGCAGATTCGGTGGGGATTGATTGCTCCACCCTAGGCACCCCAGCAGCCCACATCTTCCGATTGCTATTGAGCGAAGTAACCGTCTTCATCGATCAGCCTCAGAAAAACGGCATTCGCCACGTACGTGCAGTGGAGGAATTTCTGGATTGGTGGGACATCTTGTCCTCAGCAGATGAAGCACACGTACTGGCTGCGAACATCGCTGGGGGCGAGTTTGAGCTGCTCGCCCAACTCCACGGGTTCACCTTCAAGAAGTCGATGTACGCACCTGAGACCGGACACTACACCAGTCCAGTGACCATCTACCCGATCATGCCGAAGGGGCAAATTTTCAGTAAAGCGAAGATGAACGCCGATCAGGAGAACAACAAGCTCTATGACCTTGCACTGGATGCCATCCTCAGGGAAACCAGTAGCAATCCGCTCCTCTTTGCAAACTCATGGGTCAGACACAAAGAGAAAGGGCGAGTGCAGCAGGTTCAAATGGACTGTCGCGGTCTGAACGGATACGACTCCGCGACGGAAGCCATCCTGTTATTTGGTGGCAACCCTAGCCCTTCAGACATGAAGGGGCTGGAGTACCTGAGCAAAAAATATAGCCAAGATTTGCAGGTGATGCAGACCGCATTCGTCACCACCAGACTACTGGAACCGTCCCTGCAAGCGGTGACCCGAACGGCCATCCGCCGTATGGACACCACAAGCTCGATCCGGCTGTATGTACAGGACGAGCGAGTTGCACGATATCTGATGGAAACGTATATGCCTCATGCAGTGGTTGATTGGTCCGTGAGCAAGAAAATCCCAGTCAAACCGGATGGCAGGAGAAAGGAGCACTCTCAGAAGCAGGCAGCACTAGCGCTCGTCAAAAAAGACGTTCCGGATAAAGAGATTGCACGCAGACTAGCTGTTAGCCCAAAGACCATCAGAAACTGGAAAAGGGGCTCAATTGCAGCCTGA